A region of Culicoides brevitarsis isolate CSIRO-B50_1 chromosome 1, AGI_CSIRO_Cbre_v1, whole genome shotgun sequence DNA encodes the following proteins:
- the LOC134828607 gene encoding major facilitator superfamily domain-containing protein 6-A, whose amino-acid sequence MSLQINKRLLPLKAHYFTWNAGTAPVVPFVPTIIKQLGFSPSVLGTIYAVLPIVGLLSKPLFCGLADKFHKQKMFFLLFQFITAISFFSFIFIPSIVKETDVKLDCNENISNLKYCLTNGNSTFDNNQCALNRITSINDTSQMFCRTRCFVNASDWETLCKYWSIEADCSATMREEFQFDAYVPREHILPVSNCLHLRIDQVKFKNDNLSYLQCNHNWTFFDFNCKISCNDSDVTDIISSGIPDSEAYGLYQFWIMFFLLIISWAGMAVVVSVGDAIAFEMLGDQPHLYGNQRLWGAVGWGTLALITGFLIDKLSAKNAEKDYTVIFYLVLILILFDMLISSKLQHKQTKVSSHILKDVSKVFTPNVQMFFLWCIAVGFCAALVWNLLFWHLEDLGRAQGCDYMDYMKTLQGIIMAIQCFGGELPFFILSGWILRKIGHIHTMTLVLCAFGIRFLLYSLLVNPWYIIPIEFLNGLCFGLFYATMASYASIVAPAGTEATLQGLTGAVFEGIGVSLGSLLGGYLSSKVGGSLLFRYYGIGAIILGLLHALVQKCFQKPEKFSGNMEELQEEGSGSSGNITTDKFSDFS is encoded by the exons atgagccttcaaataaataaaagattgcTGCCACTTAAGGCTCATTACTTTACATGGAATGCAG GGACAGCGCCg GTTGTTCCCTTTGTGCCAACTATCATCAAACAATTGGGCTTTAGTCCAAGTGTTTTAGGAACGATTTATGCAGTTTTACCTATCGTTGGCTTACTATCTAAGCCCCTGTTTTGTGGTCTCGCTGATAAGTTTcacaagcaaaaaatgttttttctattatttcag TTTATTACCGCAATTAGTTTCTTCTCCTTCATTTTTATTCCCTCCATTGTAAAAGAGACTGATGTTAAGTTAGATTGCaacgaaaatatttccaaCCTCAAATATTGCCTAACAAATGGCAATTCCACATTTGACAATAACCAATGTGCACTCAATCGTATAACAAGCATCAATGATACCAGTCAAATGTTTTGTAGAACCAGATGCTTTGTAAATGCATCCGACTGGGAGACACTATGCAAATATTGGAGTATTGAAGCAGACTGTAGTGCTACCATGCGAGAAGAGTTCCAATTTGATGCTTATGTACCAAGAGAACATATCTTACCAGTATCAAACTGTTTGCATTTGAGGATTGATCAAGTAAAGTTCAAGAATGACAACTTATCGTATTTACAGTGTAATCACAAttggacattttttgactttaattgtaaaatttcttgtaacgACTCAGATGTGACGGATATAATTTCTTCTGGAATTCCAGACAGCGAG GCTTATGGGTTGTATCAATTTTGGATCATGTTCTTCCTACTAATAATCTCATGGGCTGGCATGGCCGTTGTGGTGTCCGTAGGTGATGCTATAGCTTTCGAAATGTTAGGAGATCAACCTCATTTATATGGAAACCAAAGATTATGGGGAGCTGTAGGATGGGGAACACTGGCCCTTATTACTGGTTTCCTCATTGATAAATTATCTGCCAAAAACGCAGAAAAAGACTATACTGTAATATTTTACCTGGTTTTAATACTGATTCTTTTTGATATGTTGATATCGTCTAAGCTACAA CACAAACAAACTAAGGTATCCAGTCATATTCTAAAAGATGTCAGTAAGGTGTTTACTCCGAATgtgcaaatgttttttttgtggtgCATTGCAGTAGGATTTTGTGCTGCATTAGTTTGGAATTTGCTATTCTGGCACTTGGAAGACTTGGGTCGTGCACAAGGATGTGATTATATGGATTACATGAAAACACTTCAAGGCATAATTATGGCGATTCAATGTTTTGGTGGTGAAttgcctttttttattctctctGGATGGATCTTACGGAAAATTGGACACATTCATACAATGACTTTGGTATTATGTGCTTTTGGTATTCGCTTTTTACTTTATTCTTTGCTTGTGAATCCTTGGTACATTATAccgattgaatttttgaatggaCTTTGTTTCGGACTATTTTATGCAACAATGGCAAGTTATGCAAGTATCGTAGCACCTGCAGGAACTGAAGCTACATTGCAG ggATTGACTGGAGCCGTTTTTGAGGGAATTGGTGTTTCGTTGGGGAGTCTTTTAGGTGGGTACTTATCCAGCAAAGTTGGTGGTAGTCTATTATTTAGATACTATGGTATTGGAGCTATTATTCTTGGATTGTTACATGCGTTGGTTCagaaatgttttcaaaaacCCGAAAAATTCAGTGGAAACATGGAAGAACTGCAAGAAGAAGGAAGCGGTAGCAGTGGAAATATTACTACagataaattttctgatttttcgtAA
- the LOC134828617 gene encoding trypsin-like, giving the protein MKIALSFLLLITFAIICAHPLRDDEGRIVGGTTASPGEIPWQVSLQWPSGTHYCGGSILNTNWVITAAHCEERPNNCKVVAGAHDVERPSGREQIRNVRAFYVHPKYGGGVGPNDIALVRVTKPFKFSSTVRAIGLPPPRTYPTGHGLASGWGDMSRDASGQYARFLQKVWLPIHSQEKCAQLWRGSSFDETNLCAAPLDGSTDTCNADSGGPLVQGNTLVALVSWGPSPCARPNAPGVFVWVSYYLDWIAQTQQRN; this is encoded by the exons atgaagatCGCTTTAAGTTTTCTGTTATTAATTACGTTTGCAATCATATGTGCTCATCCATTACGGGATGATG aggGTCGAATCGTTGGAGGAACTACTGCATCTCCAGGCGAGATCCCATGGCAAGTTTCTTTACAATGGCCCTCAGGAACCC ATTACTGTGGCGGCAGTATTTTGAACACTAATTGGGTTATTACAGCAGCTCATTGCGAAGAACGACCAAATAACTGTAAAGTTGTTGCTGGAGCTCACGATGTCGAAC GCCCAAGTGGTCGAGAGCAAATACGTAATGTGCGTGCTTTCTATGTTCATCCAAAGTATGGTGGCGGTGTAGGACCAAATGATATAGCATTAGTTAGAGTTACAAAACCATTCAAATTCAGTAGCACAGTTAGAGCTATTGGCCTACCACCTCCACGAACATACCCAACTGGACACGGACTGGCAAGTGGATGGGGTGATATGAGTCGTGATGCTAGTGGCCAATACGCAAGATTTTTGCAGAAAGTCTGGTTGCCAATTCATTCACAAGAAAAATGTGCACAACTGTGGCGTGGATCTTCTTTTGATGAGACAAATTTATGTGCGGCCCCTCTTGATGGATCAACAG ATACATGTAATGCTGATAGTGGTGGACCACTGGTTCAAGGAAATACTTTAGTAGCTTTGGTTTCTTGGGGACCATCACCTTGTGCAAGACCAAACGCTCCCGGAG TATTTGTTTGGGTATCTTATTATTTGGACTGGATTGCTCAAACACAGCAACGTAACTAA
- the LOC134838394 gene encoding zinc finger FYVE domain-containing protein 26 homolog has translation MEYYTVSTGVENVSESREYEKVYCVLANLSLVPEFYERLCLQVLPVLNEANICETAVVYSMLSRKDDLLDRFLEYQQKLKLCDNPKIYMFNHLTLNSQNVLHEFMTLKDHKSYQHHDHELSQYARVIKLIDAFNSQTEEDIDLKSFLNWIEPLLQEIDDPKKNKMIKLYLLEMKREQLLIKFLQNNSSVKLVNVFHISRQRKILYELLDNVNISYKMYERLKPIVISHHNLMSLMLEEYNPFQIVPKKDELEFFSIILCTKIQLDLMLLDESQENYQQVLDKNITQIKEISKNIKEMSKQLRFCEILFATLFVRFEDLIENPLQSQLICFNRETIVESSNFEQKYQIKKSNRQSINTEFMACESFIRAILNFIKVYLLRIKRSHAYIEETEANINWHMKILDNTNDALYRLSIITKCISQFIGGSFRIHTIHLDSLIKPHQIINEHDLSTDEEEIGYKFHVSRRRIKRLRKSKVSVDSERTSYSTTNGSENVLLDMKCSYSSERGRPRKMLNKMLSNPDTLATLCAIRGDTIELKNVIKKYDLFGTPADHYVCYMEKFEEQKLIISNALKNKNMDFQNNYENEFEASKIVTFGSAAPIVQRQEELDILEKHKSTYKFLHQYEIDGIKIVSLLDLNISLPCTFSQNRFIYTHVSRNFDRIQNISRNELQSHGYVPYCYNLIEYLESYKHVYSNKEITIQEFLTKEFYPLKEKEITNRIAKIELFMKLKKNALSSFASVEALEDKCYQIFETFKFDVSYFQRLISYLNTAKKLLDFHSNEFDFSPDALLMLNLDTVIGEIVNIEKVPPTEIEELVVGLGKSLVHVLINYNLCPIVTQTSMTDLEEHALLGYLDSCLKTEVCDIAKYHSNDSCLKMESSYLLPFIERSNLMAAQLIRELHGISTDKDLNFNMSIIRDLAILPQIQILSKLFNNNCIMTVLNYDNIDLRLLHKYLISTTNFKEGIHSIESIKEIQYKRHQIYFEKIKDVFLARLIDASDDEDDYWYLCKIVNFNLKSEYVNKHLHKIKDNVLAKRLLKDLLSESHDKCLRPSYIAQIKNWIIEVEVYEQIAMILGDVNWLDIRQKSFNETDLMLQEILDSNELYNVLPKWIELHPLHKISDSNMIENIKRSFEMSILKNNNDKTFKILFGAIDSMKAENVIELYETLIAEVDTLKTLKLVVDYLQRTSRKKERYQKYQISIRIFECLNELERQNLWNLKTFPLLILEQFLMNTRFEILTKVLSAIKPLLYEKTCRLCHDNHESDYSNGSMSITNLTHLVDISNSGSSDYIMINYDTNHIGEFITVDCVNVMLRLYASKALDIRISERYSAASYSILSRVSIESSRSPNVHQMPKEAPPKESWVTDEDAGICMSCNKAIFTLLTRRHHCRRCGKVVCHTCSTKRVKIPELYGDVLVRACNNCFYQMEIEKETKQTSSINDYSIDNQWQLTGSEKHDNVVREEFSYEYAPNVNLCLSICDLYLSDHECAQFLLHHASKLEALFRPVEPGHANPEMDYELVGKMIHCLALAAKVRGASDECNEIIAHSDIMQALVENKCESLMPMEPINLHSIRKLRDALIRAEQWRLALEISLKYNFSTLGVMASWGIICLKAGSFMTAREKFAHCFKIVDVSTDRQRSLFSVVLSDEQITAKQVQEWEQIKRPIQTSGLLNEILSILENSYYPSLVRSVTNNKSSLKENLDGTEPAYNFTSRLKNLKNITQNIFEDVVPERKMFRETRALPKDAKGFMYKNQIMRCKYFEESIFYLNSYGTHLDIIDYLIKHHQIVSALRYILIQKIEPDTFVHRIYYPCLRQNNVDIIFDYMMDLDETLILWKNYILHLCRHLEKRASWKELYDIQVLIKDPIRASMTCIKFYNMNCKSYRDLMNNRQQLIKAQRHLEQEFELASHWENIKTCKVEKTNSLIMKRDMKTLSCLLNLISMQLDTAAFLAQCELDGYDVCEYISKICADAKTKLPTLFDSSREKLILAVLIIVLGKTIDAGFTLSFRIIVEFNLDATQVYGISAKFLAANDRIKDISSLIRCIHSKDTLQSNLTALSDEILCLAVKTGFQHYGNNKKNELVALISDVKDIGTKIMCYIYTNQLKSAYLLAVKNDRINDIKKILRKAELIDQKQVKKLCEKKLLLSKIDNTNNV, from the exons atggAATATTATACAGTTTCTACTGGTGTCGAAAATGTGTCGGAAAGCAGGGAATATGAAAAGGTTTATTGTGTGTTAGCGAATCTCAGTCTTGTTCCAGAATTCTACGAACGACTTTGTTTGCAAGTTTTACCTGTACTAAATGAAGCGAATATTTGTGAAACTGCTGTCGTATATTCGATGCTTTCCCGCAAAGATGACCTCTTAGATCGATTCTTGGAGTACCAACAGAAACTAAAACTTTGCGACAACCCAAAGATATATATGTTCAATCACCTGACGTTAAATAGTCAAAATGTTTTGCACGAATTTATGACTTTGAAAGATCACAAATCGTATCAGCATCACGATCATGAACTGAGTCAATATGCAAGagtgattaaattaatagatGCTTTTAATAGTCAAACAGAAGAAGATATAGACCTGaagagttttttaaattggatAGAGCCTTTGCTACAAGAGATAGACGatccaaagaaaaataaaatgatcaaGCTATATTTGCTCGAAATGAAACGGGAACAAttgctcataaaatttttgcaaaataattctTCGGTGAAACTTGTTAACGTTTTCCATATTAGTAGAcaacgtaaaattttatatgaactgCTCGATAACGTTAATATTTCTTACAAGATGTATGAAAGACTGAAGCCAATCGTTATATCCCATCATAATTTAATGAGTCTAATGCTAGAAGAATACAATCCGTTCCAAATAGTGCCAAAAAAGGATGAGCTGGAATTCTTTTCTATCATATTgtgtacaaaaattcaattggatTTGATGTTGCTAGACGAAAGCCAAGAAAACTATCAACAAGTGCTGGACAAAAATATCACTCAAATTAAGGAAATATCAAAGAATATCAAAGAGATGAGTAAACAGTTGAGATTTTGCGAAATTCTGTTTGCCACGCTCTTTGTAAGGTTTGaagatttaattgaaaatccaCTGCAAAGCCAATTGATTTGTTTCAATCGAGAAACAATAGTTGagtcatcaaattttgaacaaaaatatcaaatcaaaaaatctaatcgACAGTCAATCAATACCGAATTTATGGCATGCGAGTCATTCATACGGGCAATCCTGAACTTTATTAAAGTATATTTATTGCGGATCAAGCGATCTCATGCATATATTGAAGAGACCGAAGCCAATATAAATTGGCATATGAAAATTCTCGACAATACTAATGATGCGTTATATCGTCTTTCAATTATTACCAAGTGTATATCGCAGTTCATTGGAGGAAGTTTTCGAATACACACAATTCACTTAGATTCTCTAATTAAGCCACACCAGATAATAAATGAACACGATCTTAGTACGGATGAAGAAGAAATAGGATATAAATTCCACGTCTCACGAAGACGCATAAAGAGATTACGCAAAAGCAAGGTCAGCGTTGATTCCGAAAGAACTTCATATTCAACCACAAATGGATCTGAAAATGTATTGCTCGACATGAAATGTTCTTACTCATCGGAACGAGGACGACCTCGTAAAATGTTAAACAAAATGCTATCGAATCCCGATACACTTGCAACTTTGTGTGCGATTCGGGGGGATacgattgaattgaaaaatgttataaaa aaATACGATCTTTTTGGAACGCCAGCAGATCACTATGTTTgttatatggaaaaatttgagGAACAAAAGCTCATCATATCAAACGctctcaaaaacaaaaatatggattttcaaaacaattatGAAAATGAATTCGAAGCCTCAAAAATCGTGACATTCGGTTCAGCAGCACCGATTGTCCAACGTCAAGAAGAACTTGATATATTAGAAAAGCACAAGTCCACATACAAGTTTTTGCACCAATATGAAATTGATGGTATAAAAATTGTCAGTTTATTAGATTTGAATATCAGCCTTCCCTGTACTTTTTCTCAAAATCGATTTATTTATACACACGTTAGTCGAAATTTTGATCGAATACAAAATATATCTCGAAATGAGTTACAATCACATGGGTATGTCCCTTACTGttacaatttaattgaataccTTGAATCGTATAAGCATGTGTATAGTAACAAGGAGATAACAATACAAGAGTTTTTGACAAAGGAATTTTATCCATTGAAGGAAAAAGAAATAACCAACCGTATTGCAAAGATTGAGTTATTTATGAAGCTAAAGAAGAATGCTTTAAGCTCATTCGCTTCAGTAGAGGCGCTCGAAGATAAAtgttatcaaatttttgagacaTTCAAGTTTGATGTTAGTTATTTTCAACGATTAATTAGTTATTTGAATACAGCAAAAAAGTTATTAGATTTCCATTCAAATGAATTTGACTTTAGTCCAGATGCATTGTTAATGCTCAATTTGGATACAGTAATCGgtgaaattgtaaatattgaaaaagtacCGCCAACGGAGATTGAAGAGTTAGTAGTGGGTTTAGGAAAAAGTTTAGTACATGTCTTAATCAACTACAACCTGTGTCCAATAGTAACACAAACTTCCATGACTGATTTGGAAGAACATGCCCTTTTGGGATATTTAGACTCTTGTTTGAAAACAGag GTTTGTGATATAGCTAAATATCATTCAAATGATAGCTGCTTAAAAATGGAAAGTAGTTATCTTTTGCCATTTATTGAACGCAGTAATTTAATGGCAGCCCAATTGATACGTGAACTACATGGAATCTCAACCGACAAAgacttaaatttcaatatgagCATCATTAGGGATTTAGCCATACTGCCacaaattcaaatattatCGAAACTGTTTAACAATAATTGCATAATGACCGTCTTGAATTATGACAACATTGACTTACGTTTGCTTCATAAATATCTTATATCCACAACAAACTTTAAAGAAGGCATACACTCTATTGAAAGCATCAAGGAGATTCAATACAAACGCcatcaaatatattttgaaaaaattaaggatgTTTTTCTTGCTCGATTGATAGATGCATCCGACGACGAAGACGATTACTGGTATCTCtgcaaaattgtgaatttcaaCTTGAAATCAGAATACGTTAATAAACACTTACATAAAATTAAGGATAATGTGTTGGCTAAGAGACTGCTAAAAGATTTGTTATCTGAATCGCATGACAAATGTTTACGACCGAGCTACATAgcacaaatcaaaaattggatAATCGAAGTAGAAGTCTATGAACAAATAGCGATGATACTTGGTGATGTAAATTGGTTAGATATCCGACAGAAGAGTTTTAATGAAACGGACTTAATGCTTCAAGAAATTCTAGATAGTAATGAATTGTACAATGTATTGCCAAAATGGATAGAACTTCATCCGTTGCATAAAATAAGCGATTCTAATATGATTGAAAACATAAAGAGAAGCTTTGAAATGTCTATTCTGAAGAACAACAAtgacaaaacatttaaaattctatttggTGCAATTGATTCGATGAAAGCAGAAAATGTTATAGAACTGTATGAAACCTTAATAGCGGAAGTCGACACgttgaaaacattaaaattagtaGTTGATTATTTGCAAAGAACGTCCAGGAAAAAGGAACGATATCAAAagtatcaaatttcaataagaaTTTTCGAGTGTCTAAACGAATTAGAGAGACAAAACTTGTGGAACTTAAAGACGTTCCCGTTGTTAATATTGGAacagtttttaatgaataccagatttgaaattttgacaaaagtttTGAGCGCCATTAAACCGTTGCTTTACGAAAAGACTTGTAGGTTATGCCATGATAATCATGAGAGTGATTACAGTAACGGGAGCATGAGCATTACCAATTTGACTCATCTTGTTGACATTTCTAACTCGGGAAGTAGCGATTACATTATGATAAACTATGACACAAACCATATAGGTGAGTTTATTACGGTGGATTGTGTCAATGTTATGTTGCGATTGTATGCAAGTAAAGCATTGGATATTCGGATATCGGAACGGTATTCTGCGGCTAGCTATAGTATCTTATCACGTGTTAGTATCGAGTCATCACGTTCTCCCAATGTGCATCAAATGCCAAAAGAGGCTCCTCCAAAGGAGTCTTGGGTTACGGATGAAGATGCTGGCATCTGTATGAGTTGTAACAAGGCAATATTTACCCTTTTAACCCGTCGTCATCATTGTCGTCGATGTGGAAAAGTTGTTTGTCATACATGTTCTACAAAACGTGTAAAAATTCCTGAATTGTACGGTGATGTTCTTGTTCGAGCTTGCAATAATTGCTTTTACCAAATGGAGATAGAAAAAGAAACTAAGCAAACAAGTTCCATAAATGATTACTCCATAGATAACCAATGGCAACTTACAGGCAGCGAAAAACATGATAATGTTGTACGCGAGGAGTTTAGTTATGAATATGCGCCGAACGTGAATTTATGTCTTTCCATTTGCGATTTATATCTGTCTGACCATGAATGTGCACAGTTTCTATTACATCATGCTAGTAAATTGGAAGCCCTTTTTCGTCCAGTTGAGCCAGGTCATGCGAATCCTGAAATGGACTACGAGTTGGTTGGAAAAATGATACATTGTCTAGCATTGGCCGCGAAAGTGCGTGGAGCTTCGGATGAGTGCAATGAAATAATTGCCCATTCGGATATTATGCAGGCCCTCGTAGAAAATAAATGCGAGTCTTTGATGCCAATGGAGCCGATTAACTTACACAGCATTCGGAAGTTGCGAGATGCTTTAATCAGAGCTGAACAATGGCGTTTGGCTTTAgagatttctttaaaatataatttctcgACACTTGGCGTGATGGCTTCTTGGGGTATCATTTGCTTAAAAGCTGGTTCTTTTATGACTGCTAGAGAGAAATTCGCACACTGTTTTAAGATTGTTGATGTAAGTACAGATCGCCAAAGATCCttattttctgttgttttaTCAGATGAGCAAATAACAGCAAAACAAGTGCAAGAATGGGAGCAAATTAAACGTCCTATTCAAACTTCTGGCCTATTGAACGAAATATTGAGCATTCTTGAGAATAGTTATTATCCATCACTAGTTAGGTCAGTGACAAATAACAAATCTTCtctaaaggaaaatttagatGGTACTGAACCTGCTTATAATTTTACAAGTCGCCTAAAGAacctaaaaaatatcacacaaaatatatttgaggATGTTGTGCCTGAACGAAAAATGTTCAGGGAAACACGAGCATTACCCAAAGATGCAAAAGGATTCatgtataaaaatcaaattatgagatgtaaatattttgaagaatcTATCTTTTATCTCAATTCATATGGCACTCACTTGGATATTATTGATTATTTGATCAAGCATCATCAAATTGTATCTGCTCTTCGTTATATtctgatacaaaaaattgaaccagATACCTTTGTACATCGCATTTACTATCCGTGTCTCAGGCAAAATAACGTTGACATAATCTTTGATTACATGATGGACTTGGATGAAACTCTCATTTTATGGAAGAATTATATTTTGCACCTATGCAGGCATCTTGAGAAACGAGCAAGTTGGAAAGAATTGTATGACattcaagttttaattaaagatcCAATTCGGGCGAGTATGACatgcattaaattttacaatatgaACTGCAAGAGTTATCGAGATTTGATGAACAATCGACAACAGTTGATAAAAGCACAAAGACATTTGGAACAGGAATTCGAACTCGCAAGTCATTGGGAGAATATAAAAACTTGcaaagttgaaaaaacaaaCTCGTTGATCATGAAAAGAGATATGAAAACTTTGAGTTGCTTATTAAATCTCATATCAATGCAATTAGATACTGCAGCATTTTTAGCTCAATGTGAATTAGATGGTTACGATGTATGTGAATACATTTCAAAA ATTTGTGCGGATGCAAAGACGAAGCTTCCAACACTTTTCGATAGTAGTCGTGAAAAACTCATATTAGCTGTTCTTATTATTGTCCTAGGAAAAACTATAGATGCTGGTTTCACCTTATCGTTTAG gaTAATCGTAGAGTTTAATCTCGATGCTACTCAAGTGTATGGAATAAGTGCGAAATTTTTGGCTGCTAACGATCGTATTAAAGACATTTCAAGTTTAATCCGCTGTATACATTCCAAAGATACACTCCAATCAAATCTTACGGCGCTTTCTGACGAAATTCTCTGCTTGGCTGTGAAAACTGGTTTTCAACACTAtgggaacaataaaaaaaatgagcttGTGGCCTTAATTTCCGACGTCAAAGACATTGGAACTAAGATTATGTGTTACATATATACAAATCAACTTAAATCTGCGTATTTATTAGCAGTAAAGAACGATCGCATCaacgatattaaaaaaatacttcgaaAAGCTGAATTGATAGAtcaaaaacaagtaaaaaaactctgtgaaaaaaaactgttattGAGCAAAATAGATAATACTAACAACGTGTGA
- the LOC134836880 gene encoding probable isocitrate dehydrogenase [NAD] subunit alpha, mitochondrial has protein sequence MAARFIRKIASTPIGARNFASGGVKKVTLIPGDGIGPEISAAVQKIFAAAKVPIEWESVDVTPVRNPDGRFGIPQSAIDSVNRNQIGLKGPLMTPVGKGHRSLNLALRKEFDLYANVRPCRSLEGYKTLYDDVDVVTIRENTEGEYSGIEHEIVDGVVQSIKLITEEASMRVAEFAFQFAKSNGRKKVTAVHKANIMRMSDGLFLRCCRDTAKKHPEIKFEEKYLDTVCLNMVQDPSQYDVLVMPNLYGDILSDMCAGLIGGLGLTPSGNIGINGALFESVHGTAPDIAGKDLANPTALLLSACMMLRHMELNTHADKIQAACFETIKEGKYITGDLGGKGKCSEFTNAICEKIA, from the exons ATGGCTGCAcgttttattagaaaaatt GCCTCAACACCAATCGGTGCTCGTAACTTTGCATCTGGTGGCGTTAAAAAAGTTACCTTGATTCCCGGAGACGGTATCGGACCAGAAATTTCAGCTGCCGTCCAGAAAATCTTTGCTGCTGCCAAGGTTCCCATTGAGTGGGAGAGTGTTGATGTAACGCCAGTGAGAAATCCCGACGGACGCTTTGGTATTCCACAATCTGCCATCGATTCAGTTAACCGTAACCAAATTGGTTTGAAAGGGCCACTCATGACACCAGTAGGAAAAGGTCATCGTTCTCTAAATTTGGCTTTGAGAAAAGAATTCGATTTGTATGCCAACGTTCGGCCATGTCGAAGTCTTGAAGG ATACAAAACGTTGTACGACGACGTTGATGTGGTGACTATTCGTGAAAACACGGAAGGTGAATATTCAGGTATTGAGCATGAGATTGTCGATGGTGTTGTGCAAAGCATCAAGTTGATCACAGAAGAAGCTTCAATGAGGGTTGCAGAGTTTGCTTTTCAATTTGCAAAATCCAACGGCCGAAAGAAGGTCACTGCTGTCCACAAAGCAAATATCAT gcgcATGTCGGACGGCCTCTTCTTAAGATGCTGCCGTGATACCGCCAAAAAACATCCTGAAATCAAATTCGAAGAGAAATATTTGGACACCGTTTGTTTGAATATGGTACAAGATCCCAGTCAATATGATGTCTTG GTTATGCCTAACTTGTATGGTGATATTCTTTCGGATATGTGTGCTGGTCTCATTGGTGGATTGGGCCTTACACCTTCAGGAAATATTGGAATCAATGGTGCTCTTTTCGAATCTGTGCATGGAACAGCTCCCGATATCGCTGGCAAAGATTTAGCCAATCCAACTGCCCTTTTATTGTCGGCCTGCATGATGTTGCGACACATGGAGTTGAATACGCACGCTGACAAGATACAAGCTGCTTgttttgaaacaattaaagAAGGTAAATATATCACTGGTGATCTTGGTGGCAAAGGAAAATGTTCCGAATTTACAAATgccatttgtgaaaaaattgcttaa